One Paraburkholderia sp. HP33-1 genomic region harbors:
- a CDS encoding GGDEF domain-containing protein, with protein MRSTSSRDVSPGGAPDLFQNESSALDKARAMHSIIDADAQEYRESLGELIEHFQRLMRETRRLIGRSDRAEREMQALAQQLAYRASHDALTGVLNRSAVIERTTKVLRTSSAVMIILDIDEFKRINDDYGHPTGDAVILGVVDCLRRIVGEQGFIGRVGGEEFTVLLPGHDPASGALLAERMREAISDSLVVAPVDRRITASFGASINEIGTGFDTAYGLADAALYRAKRGGRNRVEFADR; from the coding sequence GTGCGCTCGACATCTTCCCGTGACGTGTCCCCGGGGGGCGCGCCCGATCTCTTCCAGAACGAAAGCTCGGCGCTGGACAAAGCTCGCGCCATGCATTCGATCATCGATGCCGATGCTCAGGAGTATCGCGAGTCGTTGGGCGAACTGATCGAGCACTTCCAGCGCCTGATGCGCGAAACACGGCGGCTGATCGGCCGTAGCGACCGCGCCGAACGCGAGATGCAGGCGCTGGCCCAGCAGCTGGCGTATCGCGCATCGCACGACGCGTTGACCGGCGTACTGAACCGTAGTGCAGTGATCGAGCGGACCACAAAAGTCTTGCGCACGAGCAGCGCGGTCATGATCATCCTGGACATCGACGAGTTCAAACGGATCAACGACGACTACGGCCACCCCACTGGAGACGCGGTCATTCTGGGTGTCGTCGATTGCCTGCGGAGAATCGTGGGCGAACAAGGCTTCATCGGACGAGTGGGTGGCGAGGAGTTCACCGTGCTGCTGCCCGGTCATGATCCGGCCAGTGGCGCCCTTCTCGCCGAGCGTATGCGCGAGGCGATCAGCGACTCGCTGGTCGTTGCGCCGGTCGATCGCCGCATCACGGCCAGCTTTGGAGCCAGCATCAACGAAATCGGAACCGGCTTCGACACCGCATATGGCCTCGCCGATGCGGCTCTTTACCGCGCCAAGCGAGGCGGGCGCAACCGCGTGGAATTTGCCGATCGATAG
- a CDS encoding DUF1987 domain-containing protein, producing the protein MENLYIPATTTSPEVDFRFDQHALLIKGESYPENAAAFYAPIIEQMRRYLADNAGAEITIDVALTYFNSSSTKMLFSIFDALDQAAQSGSRVLMNWYRDEEDETIAEFGEELKADFRAIEFTDRPITQQGR; encoded by the coding sequence ATGGAAAACCTATACATCCCCGCGACGACCACGTCGCCTGAAGTCGATTTTCGCTTCGACCAGCACGCGTTGTTGATCAAGGGTGAGTCTTACCCTGAAAACGCAGCCGCCTTTTACGCACCGATCATCGAGCAGATGCGCAGATACCTCGCCGATAACGCTGGGGCCGAGATCACCATCGACGTCGCGCTGACGTATTTCAATAGCTCGAGCACCAAGATGCTGTTCAGCATCTTCGACGCACTGGATCAGGCGGCGCAATCCGGAAGCCGCGTGTTGATGAACTGGTATCGCGACGAGGAAGACGAAACCATTGCCGAATTCGGCGAAGAGCTGAAAGCCGACTTCCGCGCGATCGAGTTCACCGATCGTCCCATCACGCAGCAGGGACGATAA
- a CDS encoding SiaB family protein kinase: MSQLLEQDSAFFELAQRRNVLFYHKGYFSHNIVASMGEVVKLQLEVAGVSGPTRRKLFSSFIELSQNIVHYSANALEPGGEAAGAIREGAVCISRHGEHHMMLCVNPIATAEVEGLRSKLEPLRNMSLEEIKQAYKVTLRADAPKDSKGAGLGFLTMARDASAPLEFAFHPRADEPETTLFCLMAII, from the coding sequence ATGTCCCAACTACTCGAACAAGACAGCGCCTTTTTCGAACTCGCGCAGCGACGCAACGTGCTCTTCTATCACAAGGGCTACTTCTCCCATAACATCGTCGCATCCATGGGCGAGGTCGTGAAGCTGCAGCTGGAGGTCGCGGGCGTGAGCGGTCCTACCCGCCGAAAGCTTTTCTCATCCTTTATCGAGCTGTCGCAGAACATCGTTCACTACTCGGCAAATGCTTTGGAGCCCGGCGGCGAAGCGGCAGGCGCGATACGCGAGGGCGCGGTATGCATCTCGAGGCACGGCGAGCATCACATGATGTTGTGCGTGAATCCCATCGCAACTGCCGAGGTCGAAGGTCTGCGCAGCAAGCTGGAGCCCCTGCGCAACATGTCTCTCGAAGAAATCAAACAGGCGTACAAGGTGACATTGCGCGCCGACGCTCCGAAAGACAGCAAAGGCGCCGGCCTCGGCTTCCTGACGATGGCGCGCGATGCGAGCGCGCCACTTGAATTCGCTTTTCATCCGCGTGCCGACGAACCCGAAACCACGCTGTTTTGCCTCATGGCCATCATCTGA
- a CDS encoding SpoIIE family protein phosphatase, with amino-acid sequence MEIFTARRDMQSLAVIDDHRPIGLINRDIFMSQMSRPFHRELYDKKSCIAFMDKEPLIVDADVSIEALTFRTVEAGEKALVDGFIVTREGRFSGLGSGLQLISAVAEMQAEKNRQIMQSIEYASVIQRAMLRASSETLSMKLRDAAMVWEPRDVVGGDFYHFAAFPSGWFGAVADCTGHGVPGAFMTLLASASLSKALEQIGPRDPAALLAAVNRNVKGLLGQVNGAGEGTQSNDGLDTALFWFDASESVLHFAGARIAMHILSPDAAQFETIGADRMGVGYVDSRADYAWNLRSIPVTAGSLLFIYTDGLADQIGGPRNISFGRRRALELIVEHRAGTPATICERVRLALAQWQGNQSRRDDVTLFCARI; translated from the coding sequence ATGGAGATCTTTACAGCGCGCCGCGACATGCAGAGTCTCGCTGTCATCGATGATCACCGTCCCATCGGCCTGATCAACCGCGATATTTTCATGTCGCAAATGAGCAGGCCTTTTCATCGAGAGCTTTACGACAAGAAAAGCTGCATCGCGTTCATGGACAAGGAGCCGCTCATCGTCGATGCCGACGTGAGCATCGAAGCGCTGACGTTCAGGACTGTCGAGGCGGGAGAAAAGGCGCTGGTCGATGGTTTCATCGTGACACGTGAGGGACGCTTCTCGGGCCTGGGCAGCGGTCTTCAGCTCATCAGCGCGGTGGCGGAAATGCAGGCGGAGAAGAACCGCCAGATCATGCAGAGCATCGAGTACGCCAGCGTGATACAGCGCGCCATGTTGCGTGCTTCCAGCGAGACGTTGTCGATGAAGCTGCGCGACGCGGCGATGGTCTGGGAACCTCGCGACGTCGTCGGCGGCGATTTCTATCATTTCGCGGCGTTTCCGAGCGGCTGGTTTGGCGCCGTCGCCGATTGCACCGGGCATGGCGTTCCCGGCGCCTTCATGACCTTGCTTGCTTCGGCGTCACTGTCGAAGGCGCTCGAACAGATCGGTCCGCGCGACCCGGCCGCTCTCCTCGCGGCCGTCAATCGAAACGTCAAGGGCCTGTTGGGACAAGTGAACGGTGCCGGCGAAGGTACCCAATCCAACGATGGTCTGGATACAGCACTCTTCTGGTTCGATGCCAGCGAGAGCGTGTTGCACTTTGCCGGCGCGAGGATCGCAATGCACATCCTGTCGCCCGACGCCGCACAGTTCGAAACCATCGGAGCCGACCGGATGGGTGTCGGCTATGTGGACAGCCGCGCCGACTATGCATGGAACCTGCGCTCGATTCCGGTCACGGCGGGTAGCCTGCTCTTTATCTACACCGATGGGCTCGCCGATCAGATCGGCGGCCCGCGCAACATTTCTTTCGGCCGGCGCCGTGCGCTCGAGCTGATCGTCGAACACCGCGCCGGAACCCCGGCGACGATCTGCGAGCGCGTCCGGCTCGCGCTTGCGCAATGGCAAGGCAATCAATCACGCCGTGACGACGTCACGCTTTTCTGTGCCCGCATTTAG
- a CDS encoding tannase/feruloyl esterase family alpha/beta hydrolase, with translation MPVLFATGWVTRGLRFAKRALRNAKCVQWATGGRSLAELIGAAALMMMIGVPFNTSAANAGGLANLPAVMPAMNCAAVLSMDLSGVTDGTVTITSATVLPAGTVVGKNTLPSAVCDVKGTIGPGASSFELQLPTQGWTQRYLQAGCGGLCGNLSINAPMASTCVPVTDGQIAMAATDMGHEGGNDGSWALNPQAKIDFAYRGEHATAQVSKAIINKFYARPAKYSYFDGCSDGGREALMEAQRFPDDFDGIVAGAPANDLIVQNTIHHGWPAAMNVDPNTGKYILLASKLPLIHAAVLNACDSLDGVTDGVIDNPRVCHFDPATMLCAKGQASSTCLSPAEVGVVRAIHDGAIDSNGVHLEQPISREWGGELNWSLFVPATDAGPSGSINFVLPFLKYLDYFNGSTPTATLSDLKFTIDGFMKTIPTSSYLAATDPDLSPFSRRGGKLILWHGLEDQHITPEGTIEYYEQMKNVMGTEKVDQFTRLYLFPGVAHCGGGDGPNTFDIVTSVMAWTETGTKPGKIVASIIDSSGQTTRTRPVFPYPAVARYTGSGSTDDAANFVADMPSYDPHVNQHWIGEWLYSPGYEAWCQAQGSELICKGGNNWSDYRKVSSHWGDDAGK, from the coding sequence ATGCCTGTACTTTTCGCAACAGGATGGGTGACACGAGGTTTGCGATTCGCGAAGCGAGCCTTGCGAAATGCGAAGTGCGTTCAGTGGGCCACGGGTGGTCGATCATTGGCCGAACTGATCGGAGCTGCCGCTCTGATGATGATGATCGGTGTGCCGTTCAATACAAGTGCGGCCAACGCTGGCGGGTTGGCCAACCTCCCGGCAGTTATGCCTGCAATGAACTGCGCCGCGGTGCTGAGCATGGATCTCAGTGGCGTGACCGACGGTACGGTCACGATTACATCCGCGACGGTGCTTCCGGCAGGGACCGTTGTAGGAAAAAACACACTGCCTTCAGCCGTGTGCGACGTGAAGGGCACGATCGGGCCCGGCGCGTCGTCGTTCGAGTTGCAGTTGCCGACGCAAGGCTGGACGCAGCGCTACCTGCAGGCCGGCTGTGGCGGCCTGTGCGGCAACCTGTCAATCAATGCGCCGATGGCTTCGACGTGCGTACCGGTCACTGACGGGCAAATCGCGATGGCCGCGACCGACATGGGTCATGAAGGCGGGAACGACGGCTCGTGGGCGCTGAATCCGCAGGCCAAGATCGACTTCGCGTATCGCGGCGAGCACGCCACTGCGCAGGTGTCCAAAGCGATCATCAACAAGTTCTACGCGCGGCCAGCGAAGTACTCGTACTTCGACGGCTGCTCGGATGGCGGCCGCGAGGCGTTGATGGAAGCGCAACGTTTTCCGGACGACTTCGACGGCATCGTCGCCGGCGCGCCGGCCAACGACCTCATTGTCCAGAACACGATCCATCACGGCTGGCCCGCCGCGATGAACGTCGATCCGAACACCGGCAAGTACATTCTGCTGGCGAGCAAGCTGCCGCTGATCCACGCCGCAGTATTGAACGCGTGCGACAGCCTCGATGGTGTGACCGATGGTGTGATCGACAATCCGCGAGTCTGCCACTTCGATCCGGCGACGATGTTGTGTGCGAAAGGCCAGGCTTCATCCACTTGCCTCTCTCCAGCGGAAGTGGGCGTCGTGCGCGCGATCCACGACGGGGCGATCGATTCGAACGGTGTTCATCTCGAGCAGCCGATCTCACGCGAATGGGGCGGGGAGCTGAACTGGAGCCTGTTTGTGCCGGCGACCGATGCGGGGCCGAGCGGATCCATCAACTTTGTTCTGCCGTTCCTCAAGTACCTCGACTATTTCAACGGCTCGACGCCTACCGCAACACTGAGCGACCTCAAGTTCACGATCGACGGTTTCATGAAGACTATACCGACGTCGAGCTATCTCGCCGCAACCGATCCGGATCTGAGCCCATTCTCCCGTCGTGGCGGCAAGCTGATCCTGTGGCATGGCCTCGAAGACCAGCACATCACGCCGGAGGGCACGATCGAGTACTACGAGCAGATGAAAAACGTGATGGGCACCGAAAAGGTCGACCAATTCACGCGTCTCTATCTGTTCCCTGGCGTCGCGCACTGCGGCGGCGGCGATGGCCCGAACACGTTCGACATCGTGACGTCGGTGATGGCGTGGACGGAGACTGGCACGAAGCCGGGCAAGATCGTCGCATCGATCATTGACTCGAGCGGTCAGACGACACGGACGCGCCCGGTGTTCCCGTATCCGGCCGTGGCACGTTACACGGGGTCGGGCAGCACGGACGACGCCGCCAACTTCGTTGCCGATATGCCGAGCTACGACCCGCACGTCAATCAGCACTGGATCGGAGAGTGGCTCTACTCGCCGGGTTACGAGGCCTGGTGCCAGGCCCAGGGCTCGGAGCTGATCTGCAAGGGCGGCAACAACTGGAGCGACTACCGCAAGGTCTCTAGCCACTGGGGCGACGACGCTGGCAAGTAA
- a CDS encoding DNA/RNA non-specific endonuclease, which produces MNKWLACLLFAVAAHASAASSCTQFTPNAQWPVLTNQKMAPKTRLLCYSDFAVLHSGITHGPLWSAEHLTREHIEEAKDMVRTNKFFEDARLPEGEGATLADYKRSGFDRGHMSPAGNRWNDEAMAQSFSLANVVRQDRQNNQRLWARIESAVRKIALADDDTYVVTGPLFTGQQLQTIGPTRVFVPTQLYKVVYVPSRQLAFAVVVDNVSTNRYDMRTIHELEAISGIRFPGIPDHLKDQRPGGLKGV; this is translated from the coding sequence ATGAATAAGTGGCTTGCCTGTCTGTTGTTCGCCGTGGCCGCTCACGCGAGCGCGGCGTCTTCCTGCACCCAGTTCACGCCGAATGCGCAATGGCCCGTCCTGACCAATCAGAAGATGGCGCCGAAAACGCGCCTGCTTTGCTATAGCGATTTCGCGGTGCTGCATTCGGGTATCACGCACGGGCCGCTGTGGTCGGCCGAGCATCTGACGCGCGAGCACATCGAGGAAGCGAAGGACATGGTGCGCACCAACAAGTTCTTCGAAGACGCGCGTCTGCCCGAAGGCGAAGGCGCGACACTCGCCGACTACAAGCGCAGCGGCTTCGACCGCGGTCATATGAGTCCAGCGGGTAATCGCTGGAACGATGAGGCGATGGCGCAATCGTTCTCGCTCGCGAACGTCGTTCGGCAAGACCGTCAGAACAACCAGCGATTGTGGGCACGCATAGAATCCGCGGTGCGCAAGATCGCGCTCGCCGACGACGACACGTACGTCGTCACCGGACCGCTATTCACCGGCCAGCAGTTGCAGACAATCGGACCGACGCGCGTCTTCGTGCCGACCCAGTTGTACAAGGTCGTCTATGTGCCGTCGCGTCAACTGGCATTCGCAGTCGTGGTTGATAATGTATCGACCAACCGCTACGACATGCGCACGATTCACGAACTCGAAGCGATCTCGGGCATCCGTTTTCCGGGCATTCCGGATCACCTCAAGGACCAGCGGCCAGGAGGACTCAAAGGTGTTTAA
- a CDS encoding DUF3564 domain-containing protein, producing the protein MRLTILINGSDPTVNHDYAVLWLDTDEHRWSREAHQGIDLPPWGELRDENGVTTLCAPSADAPLCTLRGLHVDRKERVSAAQGAAAWTALRTHKATSGFWRLQAVDRQKFHAENSVFGN; encoded by the coding sequence ATGCGACTGACCATTCTGATCAACGGTTCCGATCCCACCGTAAACCATGATTACGCCGTGCTCTGGCTCGATACCGATGAACATCGGTGGTCGCGAGAGGCGCATCAAGGGATCGACCTGCCCCCGTGGGGCGAACTGCGCGACGAGAACGGCGTAACCACGCTGTGCGCGCCGAGCGCCGACGCGCCGCTGTGTACGCTGCGCGGTCTTCACGTCGATCGCAAGGAGCGAGTGAGCGCCGCGCAAGGCGCCGCCGCATGGACTGCGCTGCGAACACACAAAGCGACTAGCGGCTTCTGGCGTTTGCAGGCGGTGGATCGTCAAAAATTCCACGCTGAAAATAGCGTGTTCGGCAATTAA
- a CDS encoding acid phosphatase: MTDHDPHLPPKLDNPDSIDNSNDAPDDPERRRVLTGLAAVGLGLALTGCKTGEGLAGNGPPRSAADLRLDAALHDQVKNIVVIYAENRSFANLYGNYPGVQHPLDAVTAERYVQLDRDGKTPLPRLPAIWGGLVPQAQEVDGKRYMIGEKDLDHLRNQPFRIVDAHGAPLPTGVITRDLVHRFYQNQMQINAGRNNQFAAWGDSGGLVMGHYRNSADTLRLWNLAQQYTLCDNFFMAAFGGSWLNHIFLISAQAPYYPDIHNSPAKKMVSVVEGDDPTGTRLKLAPNSPASALDGPPKFVNDGAFTADGYAVNTMAPPYQPSSVRPAEGGDPAFADPSDPRVMPPLRYATIGERLTDKGVDWAWYSGAWQFALDHRDTGAMPDFQYHHQPFNYFANYAPGTAARRRYLRDGGMGNDASTNRLIADIDAGRLPAVTFYKPQGDLNMHAGYADVASGDLHIATLIEHIQRGPQWQNTVVIVTVDENGGWWDHVAPPVGDRWGPGSRVPALVISPLAKKGYVDHTVYDTNSILRFISRVHGLAPLDGVVARDKAFASNGLAPLGDLSASLDLA; the protein is encoded by the coding sequence ATGACCGACCACGATCCTCACCTGCCGCCGAAACTGGACAACCCCGATTCAATCGATAACTCCAACGACGCTCCCGACGATCCCGAACGCCGCCGCGTCCTGACCGGTCTCGCGGCGGTCGGCCTCGGCCTCGCGTTGACCGGCTGCAAAACGGGTGAGGGACTCGCGGGCAACGGCCCGCCGCGCAGCGCCGCCGACTTGCGGCTCGACGCTGCGCTGCACGATCAGGTGAAGAACATCGTGGTGATTTACGCGGAGAATCGCAGCTTCGCGAACCTGTACGGCAACTACCCGGGCGTCCAGCATCCGCTCGACGCGGTCACCGCCGAGCGCTACGTCCAGCTCGATCGCGACGGCAAGACGCCGCTGCCGCGTTTGCCGGCGATCTGGGGCGGTCTCGTGCCGCAGGCGCAGGAAGTGGACGGCAAGCGCTACATGATTGGCGAAAAGGATCTCGACCATCTGCGCAACCAGCCGTTCCGCATCGTCGATGCGCACGGCGCGCCGCTGCCGACCGGGGTGATTACGCGCGACCTCGTGCATCGTTTCTATCAGAACCAGATGCAGATCAACGCGGGGCGCAACAACCAGTTCGCCGCATGGGGGGACTCCGGCGGCCTCGTGATGGGGCACTACCGCAATTCCGCCGACACGCTTCGTCTATGGAATCTCGCGCAGCAGTACACGCTGTGCGACAACTTCTTCATGGCCGCTTTCGGCGGCTCGTGGCTTAACCACATTTTCCTGATTTCGGCGCAGGCGCCGTACTATCCGGACATCCATAACAGTCCGGCAAAGAAGATGGTGTCGGTCGTGGAGGGCGACGATCCGACCGGCACCCGTTTGAAGCTCGCACCCAATTCGCCTGCGTCGGCGCTCGACGGTCCGCCGAAGTTCGTCAATGACGGCGCTTTCACCGCCGACGGCTACGCGGTCAACACGATGGCGCCGCCGTATCAGCCGAGCAGCGTGCGTCCGGCCGAAGGCGGCGACCCGGCCTTCGCGGATCCGTCGGACCCGCGCGTGATGCCGCCGCTGCGTTACGCGACGATCGGCGAGCGGCTGACCGACAAGGGTGTCGACTGGGCGTGGTACAGCGGCGCGTGGCAATTCGCGCTCGATCATCGTGATACGGGGGCAATGCCCGACTTCCAGTACCACCATCAGCCGTTCAACTACTTCGCCAATTACGCGCCGGGCACCGCCGCGCGCCGCCGCTATCTGCGCGACGGCGGCATGGGCAATGACGCGTCGACCAATCGCCTGATCGCCGACATCGATGCGGGACGTCTGCCGGCCGTCACGTTCTACAAGCCGCAAGGCGACCTGAACATGCACGCAGGCTACGCCGACGTTGCGTCGGGCGACCTTCACATCGCGACGCTGATCGAGCACATTCAGCGCGGCCCGCAATGGCAGAACACGGTCGTGATCGTCACCGTCGACGAAAACGGCGGCTGGTGGGATCACGTCGCGCCGCCGGTCGGCGATCGCTGGGGTCCGGGTTCGCGGGTTCCCGCGCTCGTGATCTCGCCGCTCGCGAAGAAGGGTTACGTCGATCACACTGTGTATGACACCAACTCGATTCTGCGTTTCATTAGCCGCGTGCATGGTCTCGCGCCGCTCGATGGCGTGGTCGCACGCGACAAGGCGTTCGCCAGCAACGGACTCGCGCCACTCGGCGATCTGAGCGCTTCGCTCGATCTCGCCTGA
- a CDS encoding GNAT family N-acetyltransferase codes for MSAPLQIRAVTRDDFGAWLPLWDAYNAFYGRSGETALPREITQITWNRFFDGYEPMHAFVAERAGQLQGIVHFLYHRHTTMAGPICYLQDLYTLDSERGKGVGRALIEAVYARAKADGAQRVYWQTHETNHTAMQLYDKVADRSGFVVYRKAL; via the coding sequence ATGTCCGCCCCGCTGCAGATTCGCGCCGTCACCCGTGACGATTTTGGTGCATGGCTACCGCTATGGGACGCGTACAACGCGTTTTACGGCCGCTCGGGCGAGACCGCGTTGCCACGCGAGATCACGCAGATCACGTGGAACCGCTTTTTCGACGGCTACGAGCCGATGCATGCGTTCGTCGCGGAACGCGCCGGGCAGTTGCAAGGCATCGTGCACTTCCTCTATCACCGCCACACGACGATGGCGGGACCGATCTGCTATCTCCAGGACCTGTACACGCTCGATAGCGAACGCGGCAAGGGCGTCGGCCGCGCGCTGATCGAGGCCGTCTATGCGCGCGCCAAAGCCGACGGTGCGCAACGCGTCTACTGGCAGACCCACGAGACAAATCACACTGCGATGCAGCTTTACGACAAGGTCGCGGACAGGTCGGGGTTCGTCGTGTATCGCAAGGCGTTGTAA
- a CDS encoding DUF3562 domain-containing protein, producing the protein MSQPEPNVDDVVRSIAEETGMPTETVSRMYADTLAEFRHEARVFDYVPLFAAKKVRNELRDKLQRKH; encoded by the coding sequence ATGTCGCAGCCCGAGCCGAATGTAGACGACGTAGTCCGAAGCATCGCCGAAGAAACCGGCATGCCGACCGAAACGGTGTCCCGCATGTACGCCGATACGCTCGCTGAATTCCGGCACGAGGCGCGCGTGTTCGACTACGTGCCGCTGTTCGCTGCGAAGAAGGTCCGCAACGAGCTTCGCGACAAACTTCAACGCAAGCACTGA
- a CDS encoding TAXI family TRAP transporter solute-binding subunit, translating to MTRRRRRLLIIGGIVLVAAFGWMLALVLEPAFQRTIVITSGADGGIYRGFADRYAPLLKREGIKLDIRRSSGSVENYQRLADPDSAYEVGFIQSGTTTPKDTDNLQTIAAVSYEPIWVFYRGDATIDRLSQLRGKRISIGVPGSGLLNVSQVLLGYSGITAQNATLLQMDANAAYQGLESGRVDAAFFIGRPDADMQRTLLTSNLKLMSFAQADALVQKFPSLSKIVLPRGSTSVADDLPRSDVTLLAATALLVSKDRLHPAFVYLLLDAARTVHGGEDYFTPLGTFPNLNTEEFPISDESVRYFKSGRPFLYRYLPFWLASLIERRLVILVPFLALLIGLVQALPRMLEARMKKRLVVWYREIKALEDDVWKNSTPSRAQIAQWSEEIESIDAHASQIRIPYRYFQDVYALKQAIGVVRDRIAHVAQKMEH from the coding sequence ATGACGCGGCGACGCCGGCGTCTTCTGATCATCGGTGGGATCGTGCTCGTCGCCGCGTTCGGCTGGATGCTCGCGCTCGTCCTCGAGCCCGCATTCCAGCGCACGATCGTCATCACCTCCGGCGCGGACGGCGGCATCTATCGCGGCTTTGCCGACCGCTACGCGCCGCTGCTCAAACGCGAAGGCATCAAGCTCGACATCCGCCGTTCGTCGGGCTCGGTCGAAAATTATCAGCGGCTCGCGGACCCCGACAGCGCGTATGAAGTCGGCTTCATCCAGTCGGGCACGACCACCCCGAAAGACACCGACAATCTGCAAACCATCGCCGCCGTGTCGTACGAACCGATCTGGGTGTTCTATCGCGGCGACGCGACGATCGACCGGCTGTCGCAACTTCGCGGCAAGCGCATTTCGATCGGCGTACCGGGCAGCGGGCTGCTTAACGTCTCGCAGGTGCTGCTCGGCTATAGCGGCATCACGGCTCAGAACGCGACGCTGCTGCAGATGGACGCGAACGCGGCATATCAAGGACTCGAAAGCGGTCGGGTCGACGCGGCGTTTTTCATCGGCCGGCCCGACGCCGACATGCAACGCACGCTGCTCACGAGCAACCTGAAGCTGATGAGCTTCGCGCAGGCCGATGCACTGGTGCAAAAATTCCCGTCGCTGTCGAAGATCGTATTGCCGCGCGGATCGACGAGCGTCGCCGACGATCTGCCGCGCAGCGACGTCACGCTGCTCGCCGCGACGGCGCTACTGGTGTCGAAAGACAGGCTGCATCCGGCGTTCGTCTATCTGCTGCTCGACGCGGCGCGCACGGTGCACGGCGGCGAGGACTACTTCACGCCGCTCGGCACGTTCCCGAACCTGAACACTGAAGAATTCCCGATCTCCGACGAAAGCGTGCGTTACTTCAAATCGGGCCGGCCGTTTCTGTATCGCTACCTGCCGTTCTGGCTCGCGAGTCTGATCGAACGGCGGCTGGTGATCCTGGTGCCGTTCCTCGCGCTGCTGATCGGCCTCGTGCAGGCGCTGCCACGCATGCTCGAAGCACGTATGAAGAAACGGCTCGTGGTGTGGTATCGCGAGATCAAGGCGCTCGAGGACGACGTCTGGAAGAACTCCACGCCGTCTCGTGCGCAGATTGCGCAATGGAGTGAGGAGATTGAAAGCATCGACGCGCACGCGAGTCAGATCCGCATTCCGTATCGCTACTTTCAGGACGTTTACGCGCTGAAGCAGGCGATCGGCGTCGTCCGCGACCGGATCGCGCATGTGGCGCAGAAGATGGAGCACTAG
- a CDS encoding LysR substrate-binding domain-containing protein, which yields MRDTVQPSDLSFFSTLAASGSLSAAARELGLTAAAVSKRLTQMEQRAGVALVNRTTRRMMLTPEGELYLEHARRILDEIDELAELLGSARKTPKGLLRVNATLGFGRSHVGPAISRFVARYPQVSVQLQLSVTPPPLTDDSFDVCIRFGEPPDTRVVARRLAPNRRLLCAAPSYLAAHGIPLTAHDLTRHNCIGIRQGDEAYGVWRLTSGRGAARKTEAVRIKGTLTTNDGEIAVKWALEGHGILMRAEWDIRQYLADGSLVQLLPDHDTPNADIFAVYSPRHQMSNRIRAFVEFIARELEGEVGVAA from the coding sequence ATGCGCGACACCGTCCAGCCGTCGGATCTGAGCTTTTTCTCGACGCTCGCCGCAAGCGGCAGCCTGAGCGCGGCCGCGCGCGAACTGGGGTTGACGGCAGCCGCCGTCAGCAAGCGCCTCACGCAGATGGAGCAGCGCGCGGGCGTCGCGCTCGTGAACCGCACGACGCGCCGCATGATGCTGACGCCCGAAGGCGAGCTATACCTCGAACATGCGCGGCGGATTCTCGACGAGATCGACGAGCTGGCCGAACTGCTCGGCTCGGCCAGGAAGACGCCGAAGGGTTTGCTGCGCGTGAACGCAACGCTCGGCTTCGGGCGCAGTCATGTCGGACCGGCGATCTCGCGCTTCGTCGCGCGGTATCCGCAGGTGTCGGTTCAACTGCAGCTGTCGGTCACGCCGCCACCGCTTACCGACGACAGCTTCGACGTCTGCATCCGCTTCGGCGAGCCGCCGGATACGCGCGTGGTCGCGCGCCGTCTTGCGCCGAACCGGCGCCTGCTGTGCGCGGCGCCGTCGTATCTCGCGGCGCACGGCATACCGCTCACGGCGCACGATCTGACACGCCACAACTGCATCGGCATCCGTCAGGGCGACGAAGCGTACGGCGTGTGGCGACTGACTTCGGGACGCGGCGCCGCGCGCAAAACGGAGGCAGTGCGCATCAAGGGCACGCTGACCACCAACGACGGCGAGATCGCCGTCAAGTGGGCGCTCGAAGGGCACGGCATCCTGATGCGCGCCGAGTGGGACATCAGGCAGTATCTCGCGGATGGGTCGCTCGTCCAGTTGCTACCCGATCACGACACACCGAACGCGGACATCTTCGCGGTGTATTCGCCGCGACATCAGATGTCGAACCGGATTCGCGCGTTTGTCGAGTTTATTGCGCGGGAGTTGGAGGGTGAGGTGGGGGTGGCTGCGTAG